A genomic segment from Flavobacterium litorale encodes:
- a CDS encoding acyl carrier protein yields MENKFIEALQEALEMENQEINFEDNFRDYDTWDSLSRLSLIAVLDEEFDVQIEDEKFEKLITVKDLYEAVVANK; encoded by the coding sequence ATGGAAAATAAATTTATTGAAGCACTACAAGAAGCACTAGAGATGGAAAATCAGGAAATTAACTTTGAGGATAACTTCAGAGATTACGATACTTGGGATTCACTTAGCCGTCTTTCACTCATTGCAGTTTTAGATGAAGAATTTGACGTGCAGATTGAAGACGAAAAATTTGAGAAACTAATTACAGTTAAAGATTTGTATGAAGCTGTAGTTGCAAACAAATAA
- a CDS encoding glycosyltransferase family 4 protein, producing MKKKVLFTASIAKHLLRFHLPYLQWFQNQGYETHVACEGDENIPYVDKQWNVPFIRSPFSAGHIKAYKVLKGIIDSEQYVMVHCHTPMASIVTRLAVKDARKKGTKVLYTAHGFHFYNGASLINWLTYYPVEVLASAQADAVVTINSEDYNRIKEKGSKKTEYFLIPGIGVAKSKFFPVSHDEKIKLRESKGFKPEDIIAVYAAEFIHRKNHQFLIEAISKHKEEFPNLKLLFCGRGVLKDKMEALVREKNLESVVLFMGFRNDIDEIFKMADIGISSSRQEGLGLNLVEEMMCELPILATVDRGHKEIIRHDVNGYLFAQQNESEFIKYLKELYNNEKLRKDFGKESIAIAENFEITNSLAVMSSIYKKFL from the coding sequence ATGAAAAAGAAAGTGCTTTTTACGGCATCTATAGCAAAACACTTGCTCAGATTTCATTTACCTTATTTGCAGTGGTTTCAAAATCAAGGATATGAAACTCATGTAGCTTGCGAAGGTGATGAAAATATACCGTATGTTGATAAACAATGGAATGTTCCTTTTATCAGAAGCCCTTTTTCAGCAGGGCATATAAAGGCATATAAAGTATTAAAAGGAATAATTGATAGTGAACAATACGTCATGGTTCACTGCCATACACCCATGGCAAGTATTGTTACCCGATTAGCAGTAAAAGATGCCAGAAAAAAAGGAACAAAGGTTTTATATACCGCACATGGTTTCCATTTTTATAATGGTGCTTCTTTGATAAACTGGCTTACATACTATCCTGTAGAAGTTCTTGCAAGTGCACAAGCTGATGCTGTTGTAACGATTAATAGCGAGGATTATAATAGAATAAAAGAAAAAGGAAGTAAGAAAACAGAATATTTCCTTATTCCAGGAATTGGTGTTGCTAAGAGTAAGTTTTTTCCTGTTAGCCATGATGAGAAAATAAAATTAAGAGAAAGCAAAGGGTTCAAACCCGAAGATATTATAGCAGTTTATGCTGCTGAGTTTATACATAGAAAAAACCACCAGTTTTTAATTGAAGCTATTTCAAAACACAAAGAAGAATTTCCAAATTTGAAACTGCTTTTTTGCGGAAGAGGGGTTTTAAAAGATAAGATGGAAGCATTGGTGCGCGAAAAGAATTTAGAGTCTGTTGTTTTATTTATGGGATTCAGGAATGATATTGACGAAATATTTAAAATGGCTGATATAGGGATTTCTTCGAGCAGACAAGAAGGGTTAGGACTTAATCTTGTAGAAGAAATGATGTGCGAATTACCTATCTTAGCCACTGTTGATAGGGGGCACAAGGAAATTATAAGACACGATGTGAACGGATATTTATTTGCACAGCAAAACGAATCAGAGTTTATTAAGTATTTAAAAGAACTTTATAATAACGAGAAGCTTAGAAAAGATTTTGGTAAAGAATCTATAGCAATAGCCGAAAATTTTGAGATAACGAATTCTCTTGCTGTTATGAGTTCAATTTATAAAAAGTTTCTATAA
- a CDS encoding sugar transferase: MVYSGFLKPLSDFLIAFVVLLLLSPILLLLIVLLGIFNKGSVFFFQERPGKNGKIFKVIKFKTMNDRKDADGKLLPDAVRLTKVGKFVRTTSLDELPQLINVVKGDMSLVGPRPLLVKYLPLYNTKQARRHEVRPGITGWAQVNGRNAISWEQKFELDVYYVDNLSLGLDIKIIYLTVLKVIKRSDINTDGVATTIPFTGTEES; the protein is encoded by the coding sequence ATGGTATATTCAGGATTTTTAAAACCGTTGTCAGATTTCCTGATAGCTTTTGTTGTACTACTTTTATTATCACCCATACTACTATTGCTTATAGTGTTATTAGGGATTTTTAATAAAGGGAGTGTTTTCTTTTTTCAAGAACGACCAGGTAAAAACGGTAAAATATTTAAGGTTATCAAGTTTAAGACAATGAACGATAGAAAAGATGCCGACGGAAAGTTACTGCCCGATGCCGTTCGTCTCACTAAAGTTGGTAAGTTTGTACGTACAACATCGTTAGACGAACTCCCGCAACTTATTAATGTTGTAAAAGGAGATATGAGTTTGGTAGGACCAAGACCGTTGTTGGTAAAATACCTACCACTATACAATACCAAACAAGCTAGGCGGCATGAGGTACGGCCTGGAATTACAGGGTGGGCGCAAGTAAATGGGAGAAATGCTATATCGTGGGAACAAAAATTTGAACTCGATGTATATTACGTAGACAATCTTTCTTTGGGTTTAGATATTAAAATTATATATTTAACCGTACTTAAAGTAATTAAACGAAGTGATATAAATACAGATGGTGTTGCCACTACAATACCGTTTACAGGAACAGAAGAATCATAA
- a CDS encoding EpsG family protein — MKQSQTKGLSILLLFISPLMGLFCGVKYLSWQNRKLIIILFFILYGSLLKYGAESDAAVYMALLDNYSNMSFSEFFIWLKHILMLDPLPNSPNDVYVHCLAFFSAGIVGTKAIFFPIVAGIYGYFYVMAMSKILKWDSTRKVTLLLLSVAFLFIIHRSVTSFQTVRTWTGMWILFNGVLGYHQTKNKKYLFLMLAAPLVHFAYLVISLPIFASLYYKKIPSFAVIGLYILSFFTTLNPGGILDVSKDNSLAEEKVGAYYRQNEYGESIDPILERREKSNAVWYARYGKTDAVYYGGHAFALFLILGGFYRKRMTPVEAGLLTAGLLTATLANFGTFSYAFYSRTMANAVIYILATVALMTARGAFQQNTMLSPQLTKFFQWICVLIFLPKMVFFIADFLVFTSVFILGMPFVGWVSEDLNISIREFLGEIF, encoded by the coding sequence ATGAAGCAGAGCCAGACCAAAGGATTATCGATATTATTATTGTTCATTTCCCCGTTAATGGGATTGTTTTGTGGTGTTAAATATTTATCATGGCAAAACAGAAAATTAATCATAATTCTGTTTTTTATATTATACGGATCATTACTAAAATACGGAGCAGAATCTGATGCTGCAGTATACATGGCATTATTGGACAATTATTCCAATATGTCCTTTTCGGAGTTTTTCATCTGGTTAAAGCATATCTTAATGCTCGACCCTTTGCCAAATTCACCCAATGATGTTTACGTACACTGTTTAGCTTTTTTCTCTGCGGGTATAGTTGGAACTAAGGCTATATTTTTCCCTATAGTAGCTGGAATTTATGGTTACTTTTATGTAATGGCAATGTCCAAAATTTTAAAATGGGACAGTACCCGAAAGGTTACATTATTATTATTATCAGTTGCTTTTTTATTTATCATACACCGTAGTGTTACTAGCTTTCAAACCGTTAGGACGTGGACTGGAATGTGGATATTATTTAATGGGGTTTTAGGCTACCATCAAACAAAAAACAAAAAATATCTGTTTTTAATGCTTGCTGCACCTTTAGTACACTTTGCCTATTTAGTAATTTCTCTGCCAATATTTGCATCATTATACTATAAAAAAATACCCAGTTTTGCAGTAATAGGACTATATATACTCTCGTTTTTCACAACTTTAAATCCAGGTGGAATTTTAGATGTATCTAAAGACAATTCTCTGGCGGAAGAGAAAGTAGGAGCATATTACAGGCAGAATGAGTACGGCGAATCTATAGATCCTATTTTGGAAAGGCGAGAAAAATCCAATGCAGTATGGTATGCCCGTTATGGTAAAACAGATGCTGTATACTATGGAGGTCATGCCTTTGCCCTTTTTTTGATACTAGGAGGATTTTACCGAAAGCGGATGACACCCGTTGAAGCAGGCTTGCTAACAGCAGGTTTATTAACAGCCACTTTAGCCAATTTCGGTACGTTTTCGTATGCCTTTTATAGTCGTACTATGGCAAATGCGGTTATCTATATACTTGCTACTGTTGCCTTAATGACGGCAAGAGGGGCATTTCAGCAAAATACAATGCTAAGCCCACAACTAACAAAATTTTTTCAATGGATATGCGTACTCATTTTTTTACCTAAAATGGTGTTTTTTATTGCAGATTTTTTAGTATTTACAAGCGTATTTATATTAGGGATGCCTTTTGTAGGATGGGTAAGTGAAGATCTTAATATATCGATACGTGAATTTTTGGGTGAAATATTTTAA
- a CDS encoding glycosyltransferase yields the protein MDSKKKTCFLIPSVKSGGIETYLLRFLKYLDGDANVTVLVRSNSKGELYEAYKATGAKIVFRPLGYFNLPNMFWYYRFFKKGKFNVICDFNANFAGIPIFLSKLTGIRNRITFYRQSSHHFSKTKFRVAYTNFVNRLVYKHSTAIYANSEAGLKFFFQNEYPQDKRFKVIKNGVDINDFVSSENVDKNGLRKKLGLPSDKFIIGHTGRYAEAKNHHFLLNVAKGIISQDDSVLFVLIGNDTDKLMLLVEQLGIVNNVLILGYKSNIPEYLKAFDMYFFPSVTEGQPNALIEAMISGLPVIASDIPPIRECMPQEVSFSLIDPYDVESTVIKLINAKTELGKYVFQQHAIENFDSVKQFKLFKDLLFKSKEQ from the coding sequence ATGGACAGTAAGAAAAAAACATGCTTCCTTATACCTTCGGTAAAATCTGGAGGAATAGAGACCTATTTATTAAGGTTTTTGAAGTATCTTGACGGAGATGCGAATGTTACGGTATTAGTTAGAAGCAATAGTAAAGGAGAACTGTATGAGGCGTATAAAGCTACAGGTGCTAAAATAGTTTTTAGGCCTTTAGGATATTTCAATCTGCCTAACATGTTTTGGTACTATCGTTTTTTCAAGAAAGGAAAATTTAATGTTATATGCGATTTTAATGCAAATTTTGCGGGTATTCCTATATTCTTAAGTAAATTAACAGGCATAAGAAACCGAATAACTTTCTATAGGCAAAGTAGTCATCATTTCAGTAAAACTAAATTTAGAGTAGCATATACTAACTTTGTTAACAGGCTTGTATATAAACACAGTACGGCAATCTATGCTAATTCTGAAGCAGGATTAAAATTCTTTTTTCAAAATGAATATCCACAGGATAAGCGTTTCAAAGTAATTAAAAACGGTGTTGATATTAATGATTTTGTATCATCAGAGAATGTTGATAAAAATGGGTTAAGAAAAAAGCTTGGGCTTCCATCAGATAAATTTATTATTGGACATACAGGACGCTATGCCGAGGCTAAAAATCATCATTTTTTACTCAATGTGGCAAAGGGAATTATATCGCAGGATGATTCTGTACTTTTTGTACTTATTGGTAATGATACTGATAAACTGATGCTCCTCGTAGAACAATTAGGTATAGTAAACAATGTTTTAATATTAGGCTATAAGAGTAATATACCAGAATATTTAAAGGCTTTTGATATGTATTTCTTTCCTTCTGTTACAGAAGGTCAACCCAATGCACTTATAGAGGCTATGATTTCGGGACTCCCTGTTATAGCATCAGATATTCCGCCAATTAGAGAATGTATGCCGCAGGAAGTATCATTTAGCTTAATAGACCCATATGATGTTGAAAGTACCGTTATAAAGCTGATTAATGCTAAAACGGAACTTGGTAAATATGTATTTCAACAACATGCGATAGAAAATTTTGACTCCGTAAAGCAGTTTAAATTATTTAAAGATTTATTATTTAAGAGTAAAGAACAGTAG
- a CDS encoding acyltransferase — protein MLPFKQAILFPIIVSRHVSFHSLKGEIVLETAPKSGLVTIGFSGDDTIYPGKKFFFKLDGKIIFKGKANLGVGSIIRVDKNGVLEIGDNLTTGHSVKIICSKYVKIGNTVRIAWESQVIDTNFHYLRNVENGEIKDRVGNIIIGDFVWVGNRSTVQKGTVLGNNTIVTSNSICNSNFSNLEKFSIIGGMPAKFIKSGIERIFDIDEEIAISKRFQN, from the coding sequence ATGCTGCCATTTAAACAAGCAATTTTATTTCCTATAATTGTTAGTAGGCACGTATCTTTTCACTCTTTAAAAGGAGAAATAGTTTTAGAGACTGCGCCTAAATCAGGTTTAGTAACCATTGGTTTTAGTGGAGATGATACAATTTACCCAGGTAAAAAGTTTTTTTTCAAACTCGACGGGAAAATAATTTTTAAAGGTAAAGCGAATTTAGGAGTAGGTAGTATAATAAGAGTTGATAAAAACGGGGTTTTAGAAATCGGTGATAATCTAACAACTGGACATTCTGTTAAAATAATTTGTTCTAAATATGTTAAAATTGGTAATACAGTAAGAATCGCTTGGGAATCGCAGGTTATTGATACCAACTTTCACTATTTGCGAAATGTTGAAAATGGAGAAATAAAAGATAGAGTAGGTAATATTATAATTGGCGATTTTGTTTGGGTTGGAAACAGAAGTACCGTTCAAAAAGGAACTGTTTTAGGTAACAATACAATTGTTACCTCTAACAGTATATGTAATTCAAATTTTTCTAATCTTGAGAAATTTAGTATTATTGGCGGAATGCCTGCAAAATTTATAAAATCAGGTATTGAACGCATATTTGATATTGATGAAGAAATTGCAATTTCTAAAAGATTTCAGAATTAA
- a CDS encoding polysaccharide (de)acetylase: MLAKLVKNLSNLPGWRSNRKIVVIESDDWGSIRMSSSKSYQDLVSAGVTLGKGAGARYNQYDTLASREDLSFLFETLKNVKDKNNNAAKITAVSLSANPDFDKIKESGFENYYYEPFTKTLEKYNRENTFPLWSEGYNSNIFVPEFHGREHLNIQAWLRALQAGDKEALLAFEHGIWGYNRKSGIGFQAAFDLEYAKDLEEQKEIVKDGLRLFEELHGRKAKFFVPPNGPLNNQLEKVAADGGIVYMSSPKIQNEPLGEGNTKKHFRHVGKQNKHKQTYITRNAFFEPSGSSRNEVNRCLAEIELAFKWKKPAVISSHRVNYIGSLDSANRDNNLKQLKELLTTIMKRWPDAEFMTSSELGDIITKHN; the protein is encoded by the coding sequence ATGTTAGCAAAATTAGTAAAAAACCTTTCGAACTTGCCAGGTTGGCGCAGTAACAGGAAAATTGTTGTAATAGAGAGTGATGACTGGGGAAGTATCAGAATGTCGTCTTCAAAATCTTACCAAGATTTGGTTAGTGCAGGTGTTACACTTGGTAAAGGAGCAGGAGCAAGATACAATCAATATGATACGCTTGCTTCTCGAGAAGACTTATCTTTTTTATTTGAAACATTGAAGAATGTTAAAGATAAAAATAATAATGCAGCAAAAATAACTGCGGTTAGCCTATCGGCAAATCCTGATTTTGATAAAATAAAAGAGAGTGGTTTCGAGAATTATTACTATGAACCATTTACCAAAACTTTAGAAAAATATAACAGAGAAAATACATTCCCGCTTTGGAGTGAAGGCTATAACTCTAATATTTTTGTGCCAGAATTTCACGGGCGTGAGCATTTAAATATACAAGCATGGCTAAGGGCGTTGCAAGCTGGAGATAAAGAAGCTTTACTAGCCTTTGAACACGGTATATGGGGCTACAACAGAAAATCAGGGATTGGCTTTCAGGCGGCTTTTGATTTAGAGTATGCTAAAGATTTGGAGGAACAAAAAGAAATTGTTAAAGACGGGTTAAGGCTCTTTGAAGAACTACATGGTCGTAAAGCCAAGTTTTTTGTTCCGCCTAACGGTCCTTTAAACAATCAGCTTGAAAAGGTGGCAGCCGATGGAGGTATAGTATATATGTCATCTCCTAAAATACAGAATGAGCCGCTTGGAGAAGGGAATACTAAAAAGCATTTCAGACACGTAGGAAAACAAAATAAGCATAAGCAAACTTATATAACCCGTAATGCCTTTTTTGAACCTTCGGGTTCATCAAGAAATGAAGTTAACAGATGTCTTGCAGAGATAGAGTTGGCTTTTAAATGGAAGAAACCAGCAGTTATAAGTTCTCATAGAGTTAATTATATAGGCAGTTTGGATAGTGCTAACCGCGATAACAATTTAAAACAGCTTAAAGAACTGCTTACTACAATAATGAAAAGATGGCCAGATGCGGAGTTTATGACTTCGTCAGAGCTTGGAGATATAATTACAAAACACAACTAA
- a CDS encoding polysaccharide (de)acetylase has translation MFSNLKSTLSRTLTNAKGWRTNKRIVVIESDDWGGIRMPDKATRDAFQEKGYNIMSNPYCKYDTLADSEDLKRLFAVLLKYKDKEGSHPSITANTVVGNPDFEAIKASGFTEYSYKPFTTTLKEYYPGDDVYAMWEEGMAKKVFIPQYHGREHLNVPLWLEILRSNNKVFIDAFEMGFWGLPKNLYDENIFNVQAAYGSAEEQDIAYYKNAIKEGLNLFESIFKFKSKTFIANNYTWSPKLHQTLKENGVIGFQGMKYQKIPTQNGTTVDLYPAYTGRKNELKQVYMVRNCIFEPSQMPASFNNVKNCIKDIENAFLFKKPAIITSHRLNFIGVISPENRNRNLVMLDELLAQILKKWPDVVFMTSDQLADYLYVDGQ, from the coding sequence ATGTTCAGCAATCTTAAGAGTACACTCAGTAGGACGCTTACCAATGCTAAGGGATGGCGAACTAATAAGCGTATTGTAGTTATAGAAAGTGATGACTGGGGAGGGATAAGGATGCCTGATAAGGCTACAAGAGATGCTTTTCAGGAAAAAGGGTACAACATCATGAGTAACCCTTATTGTAAGTACGATACTCTCGCAGACTCTGAAGACTTAAAAAGGCTTTTTGCAGTGTTACTTAAATATAAAGATAAAGAAGGTAGTCATCCTTCTATAACAGCAAATACAGTAGTTGGCAACCCCGATTTTGAAGCAATAAAAGCATCGGGATTTACGGAGTACAGTTATAAACCTTTTACCACTACGTTAAAAGAATATTATCCTGGAGATGATGTATATGCTATGTGGGAAGAAGGGATGGCGAAAAAAGTATTTATACCCCAATATCATGGTAGGGAGCATTTAAATGTACCTTTGTGGCTCGAAATATTGCGCAGTAATAACAAAGTTTTTATTGATGCTTTTGAAATGGGTTTTTGGGGACTACCCAAAAATTTATATGATGAAAACATCTTTAATGTGCAGGCAGCATACGGTTCGGCAGAAGAACAGGATATTGCCTATTATAAAAACGCTATTAAAGAGGGGCTTAATTTGTTTGAGAGTATATTTAAGTTCAAATCCAAAACATTTATAGCTAATAACTATACATGGTCTCCTAAGCTTCATCAAACGCTTAAAGAAAATGGTGTAATAGGTTTTCAGGGGATGAAATACCAAAAAATACCTACCCAAAATGGAACTACTGTAGATCTTTACCCTGCATACACAGGAAGAAAAAATGAACTGAAGCAAGTATATATGGTTCGGAATTGTATTTTTGAACCTTCACAAATGCCTGCGTCATTCAATAATGTGAAAAATTGTATAAAAGATATAGAAAATGCTTTTTTATTTAAAAAGCCTGCAATAATAACTAGTCACCGTCTCAATTTTATAGGGGTTATATCGCCTGAAAATAGAAACCGTAATCTTGTTATGTTGGATGAGTTATTAGCACAAATTCTTAAAAAATGGCCTGATGTGGTTTTTATGACTTCAGATCAGTTAGCCGATTATTTATATGTTGATGGACAGTAA
- a CDS encoding SDR family NAD(P)-dependent oxidoreductase: protein MIESEINAFALQDKNLVVTGATSGIGRQIAILCSRLGASLVLLGRNTERLNETRSMLHEPNNHLTYEIDINNYDAASSIIKDAVAKNGKLHGLVNCAGVSPTMPFRTTSNAKMEEVFATNVIAAMNLTKLVCKPANMVGQGGSVVFIASVMGSVGEVGKSLYGMSKGALIAGAKSMAIEYASKNIRFNTISPGVVITPMSMSSEYSKHPEKLDFVTKLHPLGLGMPQDIAQATTFLLSDASRWITGVDLKIDGGYTAK, encoded by the coding sequence ATGATTGAGTCAGAAATAAACGCTTTTGCACTACAAGACAAAAATCTTGTTGTTACAGGTGCTACCTCAGGCATAGGTAGGCAAATAGCCATTTTATGTAGTAGGCTGGGGGCGTCACTAGTATTGCTTGGGCGTAATACCGAGCGTTTAAACGAAACACGCTCTATGCTGCACGAGCCTAATAATCATCTAACGTACGAAATTGATATTAATAATTATGATGCTGCCAGTAGTATAATTAAAGATGCAGTAGCAAAAAACGGAAAACTACACGGTTTAGTTAACTGTGCAGGCGTTTCTCCAACCATGCCTTTTCGCACCACATCTAACGCCAAAATGGAAGAGGTTTTTGCTACCAATGTAATTGCAGCCATGAATCTTACAAAACTCGTTTGCAAACCTGCCAATATGGTTGGCCAAGGTGGAAGCGTTGTTTTTATAGCGTCTGTAATGGGTAGCGTAGGCGAAGTAGGCAAATCATTATACGGTATGAGTAAAGGTGCACTTATAGCAGGAGCAAAATCGATGGCTATAGAGTACGCATCAAAAAATATACGCTTTAATACCATCTCTCCAGGTGTTGTAATAACGCCAATGTCAATGTCTTCAGAATACAGTAAACATCCTGAAAAATTGGATTTTGTTACCAAACTACATCCATTAGGTTTAGGTATGCCACAAGATATAGCGCAAGCCACAACATTTCTGCTATCTGATGCTTCGCGTTGGATAACAGGGGTAGATTTAAAGATAGATGGTGGGTATACCGCTAAATAA
- a CDS encoding glycosyltransferase family 4 protein: MEKVLFVHDGPLRRDSDDNYYGVQAGDTQRQRYLSLGDSITYMMRLKMISDAERSKYSLIKKEKFSFVEVPNFLSISKLSNRKKAAEIIKREVDNHDIIVVRLPSATGYIAFNYAKKINKPILVELVACVHDSLYYYDWRGKLMAKLKMLQYKKTLQKANHVIYVTDKYLQQKYPSPSKSVNCSNVVVNYTEDSVLEKRLAKIDNKPSDEIMTLCTVAAIDVKYKGQAEVIKAVSILKKQNIFVKYKIVGQGNPERLNNIIQTCGVEDLVDIVGPVKHDKVFEFIDGVDVYVQPSKTEGLPRAVIEALSRGCPSIGSRVGGIPELIQQELLFNSESTTEIAEVIKRISNKDLQRKVAKENFEKAKEYQFEIIDKRRKSFYKEFKNDSKLI; this comes from the coding sequence GTGGAAAAAGTATTGTTTGTTCACGATGGTCCCTTGAGAAGAGATAGTGATGATAATTATTATGGAGTACAGGCTGGAGACACACAAAGGCAAAGATATCTGAGCTTAGGGGATAGTATAACCTATATGATGAGATTGAAAATGATTTCTGATGCTGAAAGAAGTAAATACAGTTTAATAAAAAAAGAAAAATTTTCATTCGTTGAAGTGCCTAACTTTCTTTCAATTTCTAAACTTTCAAACAGAAAAAAGGCTGCCGAAATTATAAAACGAGAAGTAGATAATCATGATATAATTGTAGTAAGGCTACCCAGTGCAACAGGCTATATAGCGTTTAATTATGCAAAAAAAATTAATAAGCCAATTTTGGTAGAATTAGTGGCTTGTGTTCATGATTCTTTATACTATTATGACTGGAGAGGTAAGTTAATGGCTAAATTGAAAATGTTACAATACAAAAAAACATTACAAAAAGCTAACCACGTAATATATGTAACTGATAAATATTTACAACAAAAGTACCCATCTCCCAGTAAATCGGTTAACTGCTCTAATGTAGTTGTTAATTATACAGAGGACTCGGTTTTAGAAAAAAGATTAGCTAAAATTGATAATAAGCCGTCAGATGAAATAATGACTCTTTGTACCGTTGCTGCAATTGATGTAAAATATAAGGGCCAAGCCGAAGTAATAAAGGCAGTTTCGATATTGAAGAAACAAAACATATTTGTTAAATATAAAATAGTTGGTCAAGGAAATCCAGAAAGATTAAATAATATCATACAAACGTGTGGAGTTGAAGATTTGGTAGATATTGTTGGTCCTGTAAAACATGATAAGGTGTTTGAATTTATTGATGGAGTAGATGTTTATGTACAGCCAAGTAAAACCGAAGGATTACCAAGAGCGGTAATAGAAGCTCTAAGTAGAGGATGTCCTTCAATAGGGTCAAGAGTTGGAGGTATTCCAGAATTAATTCAACAAGAGCTACTTTTTAACTCAGAGTCAACTACTGAGATAGCCGAAGTAATTAAAAGGATATCAAATAAGGATTTACAACGAAAAGTTGCAAAAGAGAACTTTGAGAAAGCAAAAGAATACCAGTTTGAAATAATTGATAAAAGAAGGAAATCTTTTTACAAAGAGTTTAAAAACGACTCTAAACTAATATAA
- a CDS encoding 3-oxoacyl-ACP synthase III family protein, whose product MALLEFKNIGIRGIAGAVPKTVINNYEYTEHFPAEDVKDIVDKVGIYERRFADDATCASDLCYHAAEKLISDLEIDKSEIDVLVFVSQTGDYRMPATAIILQDRLGLNKNTIAFDVNLGCSGFVYGLSIVYNFMQQAGLRKALLLDGETRSRVYSPKDRKTAFLFGDGGVAAIIDKDEAYGQSWFSLNSDGARSSLIKMDAGGYRNPSTPETLKEKVVDDYGNIRTDEHGYMNGADVFNFVLAEIPKDIKKTFKFAEKTTADPDFFVFHQANKYMNDYLQKKLKLENEKVPASVSKFGNTSSVSIPLTIVSELQGKLNGSKELFLCGFGVGMSWASAILKTQDCHVSDLVEV is encoded by the coding sequence ATGGCCTTACTGGAGTTTAAAAATATAGGTATAAGAGGTATTGCTGGAGCAGTGCCTAAAACAGTTATTAATAACTACGAATATACCGAACATTTTCCAGCAGAAGATGTAAAAGATATTGTAGATAAAGTAGGTATATACGAGCGTAGGTTTGCTGATGATGCTACCTGTGCCTCTGATTTGTGCTATCATGCTGCCGAAAAACTAATTTCTGATTTAGAGATAGATAAATCCGAAATAGATGTTTTGGTATTTGTATCGCAAACAGGAGATTATCGTATGCCCGCAACCGCTATAATTTTACAAGACAGATTAGGGCTTAACAAAAATACAATTGCATTTGATGTAAACTTAGGCTGCTCTGGTTTTGTGTACGGACTCTCTATAGTATACAACTTTATGCAGCAGGCAGGTTTACGAAAAGCATTACTATTGGATGGCGAAACACGTTCCAGAGTATACAGTCCGAAAGACAGAAAAACAGCATTTTTGTTTGGTGATGGCGGTGTAGCTGCCATTATAGATAAAGACGAGGCTTACGGGCAAAGCTGGTTCTCATTAAATTCAGATGGTGCCAGGTCATCCCTAATAAAAATGGATGCAGGAGGATATCGAAACCCAAGTACTCCAGAAACATTAAAAGAAAAAGTTGTAGACGATTATGGAAATATTCGTACCGACGAACATGGTTACATGAATGGTGCTGATGTTTTTAATTTTGTATTGGCAGAAATTCCAAAGGACATTAAGAAAACATTTAAGTTTGCAGAAAAAACTACGGCAGATCCTGACTTTTTTGTGTTCCATCAGGCAAATAAATACATGAATGATTATTTGCAGAAAAAATTAAAGCTAGAAAACGAAAAAGTTCCGGCTTCCGTTTCAAAATTCGGAAACACATCGTCAGTATCCATACCATTAACCATTGTTTCAGAGCTACAAGGTAAACTAAATGGTAGCAAAGAGCTATTTCTTTGCGGGTTTGGTGTAGGGATGTCATGGGCTTCGGCTATTTTAAAAACACAAGATTGTCACGTTAGTGATTTGGTAGAGGTATGA